From Haloarcula hispanica ATCC 33960, the proteins below share one genomic window:
- a CDS encoding NADH-quinone oxidoreductase subunit N, which yields MVALPDWMALAPALSLGLASLVLLLADSIDPDTTNTGLLAGISVLGSLLSFGFAGWFITAGTGIADSTGVALFNNQLVVDQMALFFMAIVGSVTTLVVLASYDYVAEHSYQAEFFALVLLSATGMSLLSAANSLATAFVALELVSLPSYALVAFLKENKGSVEAGLKYFLIGAVSSAVLAYGISLVYAATGVLRFDGVATAISSGTVQTIVDGSVQAQSGEPAVPMAILGVGILMIIGGVAFKTASVPFHFWAPEAYEGAPAPISAFLSSASKAAGFVLAFRVFAVAFPIGDLLAAGGAINWVMAFQILAIATMFIGNFAAATQETVKRMLAYSSVGHAGYVLIGLAAVSGSGEGLSLSMSAGMSHLLVYGFMNTGAFLFIALAEYWGVGRRFEDYNGLGKEAPVACAAMTVFLFSLAGLPIGGGFFSKFYLFQATLNVSAWSLAAALIINSALSLFYYSRVVKAMWIEEPTGSRTIESYPMGLYTAVVGAAIVTVLLLPGFNRVSEIAFQAAQLL from the coding sequence ATGGTCGCACTCCCTGACTGGATGGCGCTCGCCCCGGCACTTTCGCTGGGCCTCGCCTCTCTGGTGTTGCTGCTAGCGGACTCGATCGACCCGGACACGACGAACACGGGGCTTCTGGCCGGCATCTCGGTGCTCGGCTCCCTGCTTTCCTTCGGGTTCGCCGGCTGGTTTATCACCGCCGGCACCGGCATCGCCGATAGCACTGGCGTCGCACTGTTCAACAACCAGCTCGTCGTCGATCAGATGGCCCTGTTTTTCATGGCCATCGTCGGCAGCGTCACGACGCTGGTCGTGCTCGCGAGCTACGACTACGTCGCCGAACACAGCTACCAGGCCGAGTTCTTCGCGCTGGTCCTGCTGTCCGCGACCGGGATGAGCCTCCTGAGCGCGGCCAACAGCCTGGCGACGGCCTTCGTCGCGCTGGAACTCGTCTCGCTGCCGTCCTACGCGCTCGTCGCCTTCCTCAAGGAGAACAAGGGCAGCGTCGAGGCGGGATTGAAGTACTTCCTCATCGGCGCAGTGTCCTCGGCGGTGCTTGCCTACGGTATCTCGCTTGTGTACGCTGCGACGGGCGTCCTTCGATTCGACGGCGTCGCGACGGCCATTTCCAGTGGCACGGTCCAGACCATCGTCGACGGGTCGGTTCAGGCCCAGTCCGGTGAGCCTGCCGTCCCGATGGCTATCCTCGGCGTCGGTATCCTGATGATTATCGGCGGCGTCGCGTTCAAGACGGCTTCCGTGCCGTTCCACTTCTGGGCACCCGAGGCGTACGAGGGCGCGCCAGCGCCGATCTCGGCGTTCCTCTCCTCGGCGTCGAAGGCCGCCGGCTTCGTGCTGGCGTTCCGCGTCTTCGCCGTCGCCTTCCCGATCGGTGACCTGCTCGCCGCCGGCGGCGCGATCAACTGGGTGATGGCGTTCCAGATCCTCGCCATCGCGACGATGTTCATCGGGAACTTCGCCGCCGCGACCCAGGAGACGGTCAAGCGGATGCTGGCCTACTCCAGTGTCGGCCACGCCGGCTACGTCCTCATCGGACTCGCCGCCGTGTCCGGCTCCGGTGAGGGACTGAGTCTCAGCATGAGTGCGGGGATGTCCCACCTGCTCGTCTACGGCTTCATGAACACGGGCGCGTTCCTGTTCATCGCGCTGGCCGAGTACTGGGGCGTCGGCCGCCGCTTCGAGGACTACAACGGCCTCGGCAAGGAAGCGCCGGTCGCCTGCGCGGCGATGACGGTGTTCCTGTTCAGCCTCGCCGGCCTGCCGATCGGCGGCGGGTTCTTCTCGAAGTTCTACCTGTTCCAGGCGACGCTCAACGTCAGCGCGTGGTCGCTGGCTGCCGCGCTCATCATCAACAGCGCGCTCAGCCTGTTCTACTACTCCCGCGTCGTCAAGGCGATGTGGATCGAGGAACCGACCGGCAGCCGGACCATCGAGTCGTACCCGATGGGGCTGTACACCGCTGTGGTGGGCGCCGCCATCGTGACGGTGCTCCTGCTGCCCGGCTTCAACCGCGTCTCCGAGATCGCGTTCCAGGCAGCGCAGTTGCTGTAG
- a CDS encoding MBL fold metallo-hydrolase: MFTRVSIPTPFQVGPVNAYIARRTIVDPGPDSEEAWSRLVEALEARELSPDDIEQVLVTHPHPDHFGMANRFAERGARVLASEPAADIMRDFAAQLHTEQSYFADFFERCGVSRETAETVTQLPEAFLPYAQSVDTDRALAAGDIATVDDTELTVDTVQGHSAGEIIFSYDFQGRREAIVGDNVLGDITPNPFLQVPDESGTRPRVLPAFNDSLRWLREQGHDRFLTGHREPVASPQERIDDILAEHDQRTAEVADIVSGGATTPSDVMTALFGDLPATEYFAGMSEAVGHLDVLEVTDRVEKRESGGVFVYESA; encoded by the coding sequence ATGTTCACACGGGTATCGATTCCCACGCCGTTTCAGGTCGGGCCAGTCAATGCATATATCGCGCGACGAACCATCGTCGATCCGGGACCCGACAGCGAGGAAGCGTGGTCGCGTCTGGTTGAGGCGCTTGAAGCACGCGAGCTGTCGCCAGATGACATCGAGCAGGTACTGGTCACACATCCGCATCCGGACCATTTCGGCATGGCAAACCGGTTCGCCGAGCGGGGGGCGCGTGTCCTCGCCAGCGAGCCGGCAGCCGATATCATGCGCGATTTCGCGGCGCAGCTACACACTGAACAGTCCTATTTCGCGGATTTCTTCGAGCGGTGTGGCGTCTCACGCGAGACTGCCGAGACGGTCACACAGCTACCGGAAGCGTTCCTGCCCTACGCCCAGAGCGTCGATACCGACCGCGCGCTCGCGGCTGGTGATATCGCTACCGTCGACGACACAGAACTCACGGTCGACACCGTACAGGGCCACTCCGCCGGCGAAATCATCTTCTCGTACGACTTTCAGGGTCGCCGTGAGGCGATCGTCGGCGACAACGTGCTGGGCGACATCACGCCCAACCCGTTCCTGCAGGTGCCCGACGAGAGCGGGACGCGCCCGCGGGTGCTGCCGGCGTTCAACGACTCGCTCCGGTGGCTCCGCGAGCAGGGCCACGACCGTTTTCTCACCGGCCACCGCGAGCCCGTTGCATCACCGCAGGAACGCATCGACGACATCCTCGCGGAACACGACCAGCGCACCGCGGAGGTCGCCGACATCGTCTCCGGCGGGGCGACGACACCCAGTGACGTGATGACGGCGCTGTTCGGGGACCTGCCCGCTACGGAGTACTTCGCTGGGATGAGCGAGGCTGTCGGCCACCTGGACGTACTCGAAGTCACCGACCGCGTCGAGAAGCGCGAGAGTGGCGGCGTGTTCGTCTACGAGTCGGCGTAA